From the Gemmatimonadales bacterium genome, the window CGCCGCGCTCGTGGCACTCGGCGCCGTGATCCGTGGCGACACGCCGCACTTCGAGTACGTCGCCGGCGCGGCCGCGCATGGCCTCGGCGAGATCGCCGTGCGCCACGGGCTGCCGGTCGGATTTGGCGTGCTGACCGTGGATACGCTCGAGCAGGCGATCGATCGCGCCGGCGGCCGCGCCGGCAACAAGGGGCATGAGGCCGCCGCCGCCGCGCTCGAGGCGGCTGACGTGGTCGCGCAGCTCAGGAGCATCCGTGCTCCGGACTGAGACCCGGAGCCGCGCCCGCGCACTCCAGCTGCTCTACGCCTGGGAATTGCAGGGTGCGCCGCCCATGCCGGACATCGCGAGCGGGCTCGCGCGGCTCACGGGACCCGAGCCGCGGGTGCTGGATCGGGCGGAAGCCCTCGCCGAAGGCGTCGTCTCGCACGTGGGCACGCTGGACCGGCTCGCCTCGGACGCGGCGGAGCACTGGCGGCTCAACCGCATCGCCGCCGTCGAGCGGAACATTCTGCGCCTGGGCATTCACGAGCTGGAGCTGGGCGAGATTCCACCCAAGGTGGCGATCGACGAAGCCGTGCGGCTTGCCCGCTGGTTCGGGGGGGCGCGCGCGCCGGCCTTCGTGAACGGGGTGCTCGACCGCGTGGCCCATACGCTCGGACGCCTGTGAAGATCCTGCTCGTCAACTGGCAGGATCCGGAGAACCCGCACGCGGGCGGCGCCGAGCAACATCTGTTCGAGACCTTCGGCCGGCTCGCGGCGCGTGGCCATCAGGTACGACTCGTCTGCTCGGGCTGGCCGGGGGCGGCGCCGCGCGCCCTGATCCAGGGCATCGAGATCGAGCGGATCGCTGGCCGTCAGACTTTCGCGCTCGCGGGGCGCGGCGCCGTACGGCGCGCGCTCCGGGCGGCGCGGCCGGACGTGCTGGTCGAAGACGTAAACAAGCTGCCGCTCTTTACGCCCACGCTCACCGACATACCGGTGCTGGCCATGGTGCCGCATCTCTTCGGCGAGACCGCGTTCTCCGAGGCGTCGTGGCCCGCGGCCGCGATCGTCTGGCTCGCGGAGCGGCCGCTCGCACGCCGCTACCGGCGCGCGTGGTTCCAGGCAGTGAGCGAGAGCACCCGCGACGACCTCGTGGCGCGCGGCGTCGCCGCCGAGCGGATTCGGGTCGTGCGGCCCGGAGTCGACAGCGTCCGCTTCACGCCGGAGTCGGACGCCGGACGCGCCGTCGGCGGGCGCACGGCGGCCCCTTCGTTCGTATATGTTGGAAGGCTGAAGCGGTACAAGGGAGTCGACGTGGCCCTGCGCGCGCTGGCGCTGGCCCGGCGCACCCGACCCGATCTTTCGCTCGACGTGGCCGGCGCGGGTGACTATCGCGCGGCGCTCGAGCGGCTCGCCGCCGGGCTCGGGCTCGGGTCCGCGGTGCGGTTTCGCGGTTACGTGAGCGAGGCGGAGAAGATCTCGCTGCTCCGACGCGCGTGGGCCAACGTGTTCGTCTCGCCCAAGGAAGGGTGGGGAATCACGGTGCTCGAGGCCGGCGCCTGCGGCACGCCGACGCTCGCATCCGACAGTCCGGGACTTCGTGACTCCGTGCGCGCCGGCGAGACAGGGCTGCTGGTGCCCCACGGCGACATCAGTGCGCTCGCCGGCCGCATGCTGGCGCTCGCCGGCGACGCCGAGCTGGTCGGGCGGCTGGGCGCGGCTGCCCGGAGATACGCCGAGGCGCATACCTGGGGCGCGGCGGCGGATGCGACCGAACGGCAGTTGGAGGAGATCTCGAATGGAAGGAGCTGAGCATGCAGACGACCATCACGGCCCGGCACTGCGAGGTGCCCGAGGCGCTCCGCGCCCGCGCGACCGCCGTGGCTGAACGTTTGGCGGCGCGCGCCCGGCGCCCGCTCGAAGCTGCCGTCGTCTTTGCCGCCGACGGCGCCGTCCGACTGGTAGAATTGCGATTGCACGATGCGCGGGGAGACTTCCTCGTGGCCCACGGCGAGGCCGGCGACCACCGGACCGCACTCGACCGTGCGGAGGCCAAGCTCCGCCGGCAAGTGGAGCGAGCCACCGGCCGCCCGCGCCGGATTCACCCGCGACCCGCGCCGCCTGGCTGATGCTCCGTCTACGCGACTTCCTCACCCGCCGCGGCGACCCGCTTCAGCTCGAGGCGCTCACCGGTGAGCTGGGCCTCGATCGCCAACTTCCCGCGGCCGAGGTAGCGAGCCCCGGCCTGGCGCTGGCTGGCTATACCGGCCGGTTTGCGCCCCACCGGCTCCACGTACTCGGCGAGACGGAGATTACGTATCTGCGGTCGCTCCCGCCGGATGAGCGGCGCCAGCGCTTGCAGCAGTTCTTTACCTATGACCTCCCGTGCCTCTTCATCACCAAGGGCCAGGAGGTGCCGCAGGAGCTGCTCGAGCTGGCGAAGGAGCGGAGCGTGCCGGTGCTCCGGAGCCGACTCAAGACCAACGAGTTCTACCGCCGCATCAAGCCGATCGTAGAAGACGCCTTCGCCCCGCGGACCACGGCGCATGGCTCGCTCGCGGACGTCTATGGGGTGGGCCTGCTCTTCGTCGGGCGTTCCGGTATCGGCAAGAGCGAGTGCGTGCTCGATCTGGTCGAGCGGGGGCATCGGCTCGTGGCCGACGATGTGGTGCAGATCACTCGCCGCGAGAATGACGTGCTGATTGGACGGGGCCACGAGCTGGCGGCGCACCACATGGAGATCCGCGGCATCGGCCTCATCGACATCCCCGCGCTCTTCGGCGTGCGGGCGGTGCGCCAGCAGAAGCGGATCGAGGTCGTGGTACAGCTCGAGGACTGGGACACGGCCAAGGACACCGACCGCACCGGGCTCGCCCGGGAGGAGGCAGTGATCCTCGAGGTGCCGCTGCCCAAGGTCGTGGTGCCGCTCAATCCCGGGAAAAACATCACCGTGATTTCCGAGGTGGTGGCGATGATGCACTTGCTGCGCTACTCCGGCGTCGACGTGGCCGCCGCCTTCAACGAGCGCCTCATCAAGCGGATGAAGGAGCAGCGCGGGGTGCGGGAATACCTGCAGAGTGACTATGAGTGAGGCGAGCGGGGCCATGCCGGCGCCCGGGGCGTCGAGCGGCGAGCTGCAGGGCGTCGTGGTCTGCCACGGCGCGCTGGCGGGGGCGCTCGTCGAGGCGGCCGAGTCGATCAGCGGCGTGTCCGGCGTGCTGGTGCCGGTCACCAACACGGGGTGCGACCGCGGCACGCTGGAGCAGCGCATCGTGGCGGCCGTCGGCGGCCGGCCAACGGTCGTGTTCGTTGACATGGCGAGCGGGTCGTGCCTCGTGGCGACACTTGCCCGGCTCCGGAGCGAGCTCGACGTGAAGGTCGTCACCGGGGTGAATCTCGCCATGCTGGTCGATTTCGTCTTTCACCTGGGCCAGTCGCCCGGCGAGGCGGCCTGCCGGGCGGCCGCCGCGGGCGGTAAGGCCATCCGGGTGCCGTGATGCCGATCCTGCTCTACCGCATCGACGACCGGCTGATCCACGGGCAGGTGGTCGTGGGCTGGGGCGGTCGGCTCGCCATCGACGTCGTGGTCCTGGTGGACGACGCCGTCGCGGGGAGCCCGTGGGAGCAGGATCTCTATCGGATGGCGGCGCCGCCGGACCTCGAGCTTCGCTTTGCGACCGTGGCGGAGGCCGCGCCGGCGCTCGCCACGTGGCAAGCCGACTCGCGCCGTACGCTCGTGCTCACCGGCGACATCGCGACCATGTCGGCGCTGCGCGAGGCCGCGCCGGGCGGGATTGACGCGATCAATGTGGGGGGCATTCACCACCGGCCCGGCCGGCGGCAGCGGCTGCCGTACGTCTATCTCACCGATGACGAGTTCGCCGCACTCCGGCGGATGGAAGCGGCCGGGGCCAAGGTCACGGCGCAGGACGTGCCCACGGCGGTCAAGGTGCCGCTCAAGGCGCTCGCATGAGCGGACTGGCACGAGTGCGCTAGCATGATCGGCGCCGATCCTCTCGCGCTCATCGCATTGCTCGTGTGGGGCACGCTCGTGGGCCTCGACCTCGTGAGCGTCGGCCAGACTATGATCGCGCGGCCGCTCGTGGCCGGCACCGTGACCGGCGTGATTCTGGGCGACATCGGGGCCGGACTCCGCGTGGGGGTGCTGCTCGAGCTCTTCGCGCTCGACGTGTTGCCGGTGGGCGCGGCGCGTTATCCGGACTATGGGCCCGCGACCATCGCGGGCGTCGCGGTCGCCGCGGGCGCGCCGTGGGAGCTGAGCCTGGGCCTCGCCGGGACGGTGGGACTCATCATCGCCGTGATCGGTGGCTGGAGCCTCCAAGCGCTCCGCGGGATGAACGCCGCCGCGGTGCAGCGACATGCGGCGGCGCTCGCGGCCGGGGAGGAGCGCGCCATTCTCCGGGTGCAGTACGGCGGCGTGGCGCGGGACGCCGCGAGAAGCGCGCTGCTCACGGCGCTCGGGCTCGCCGCCGCCTGGGTCGCCGCCACGTTCGGCCGGCTCGACCGCCGCACGGCGGTGGCACTGAGTCTGACACTCGTCGGGGTCGGCCTCGCCGCCGCGCTCGGCGGCGCGCTCCGGAACGCGGGGCATGGCAACCGGCTCCGCTGGCTCGCCGCCGGAATCGTGGTTGGCTTGGCACTCGCGGTGCTCATATGACCGGCGCCCGGCACGCGCTGCTCCGACTCTTCGCGGTGCAGGGGAGCTGGAACTACGAGCGGATGCTCGGGGTAGGCCTGGGCTACGCGGCGGAGCCGCTGCTCGAGGATCTCAAAGCCACCGACCCGGCGCGCTACCCGGGCGCCGTGAGCCGCTCGGCGGAGTTCTTCAACTGCAACCCGAACCTGGCGGGGCTCGCGCTCGGCGCGCTGGTCCGCGCCGAGTACGACGCGGCGCCGCCGGCCCAGATCAGCCGCCTTCGCACCGCGCTCTGCGGCCCGCTCGGCGCGCTCGGCGATCAGCTATTCTGGGCGGGGCTGCTGCCGGCGCTCATCGCCGCTGCGCTGGGCGCGCTCGCACTCGGCGCCGGCTGGTGGGCCGTCGTGGCCTTCTTTCTTGTGTACAACGCGGTGCGGTGGCGCACCGCGGTATGGGCGCTCCAGACCGGCCTCTCGGCCGGCATGAACGTCGGCGCGGCAATCGGCCGCTCGTGGATTCCCCGGGTCGTGGCCCGGGTCGGGCCCGCGGCCGGCTTCGCCGTGGGGCTCGCGCTGCCGCTGGTCGCCGCGTGGTTTCTCGAGCACTACCGGCCCACCGCCGCACTTGCGGCGCTCGGGCTCACGGCGGGCGCGGTGGCCGGCGCGCGCTGGCTCGGGCCGCGCGTCACGGCCATCCGGATTGCGCTCGTGACGGTCGCTCTCACGCTGCTGTTCCGGCTCGTGTTCCCGTGACGACGCCGATCACGGAGCGGCAGGCAACGATCGTGAACCCGCTCGGGCTGCACGCGCGGCCCGCGGCGCAGTTGGTGCGGCTCGCCAGCACGTTCGACGCCGACATCCTCATCTGCAAGGACGGGCTCGAGGTGAACGCCAAGAGTATCATGGGCGTGATGATGCTCGCCGCCGAATGCGGCAGCGCGATCGTCATCCGCGCGAACGGCCCGGACGCGGACCGGGCGGTGCAGGCGCTGGCCGAGCTGGTGGCGGCCGGATTCGGGGAGATGTGAGCGCGGCGCGGGTCGTCCGGGGCGTCGGCGTTTCGCCGGGCGTGGCGTGCGCGCCCGCGCTCATCGTGCGCCTCGACCTTCCCTCCATCCCGGACCGCACTGTCCCGCCCGAGCAGGTGGACACCGAGATCAGGCGATTGCGCCAGGCCGTCGCCGCGGTCGTAGCCGGCCTGGAGGAGTTGGGCCAGCGGGTCCTGCAGCGCGCCGGCCCCGAGGAGGCCCGGATCTTCGACGCGCAGATCGAGATGGCGAAGGACCCGGAGTTTCTCGCGTCGGTCGAACAACTCATCCGCAACAACCGGCTGAGCGCCGAGAGCGCGTACGAGTTCAAGGCGCTCGAGGTGCGCGACGCCTGGTCCAACGCCACCAGCGCGCGCCTGCGCGACCGACTCGCCGACGTGAACGGCATCCAGCGCCGGATGCTGCTCCGCCTCACCGGCGCCGCCGACACCGAGATGGGGGACGTCGCCTCCGACGAGCAGGTCATCATCGTGGCGCGCGAGCTTGCCCCGGGGCTTACGGTCCAGCTCGACCGCGACCACGTCGTGGGTCTCGTGAGCGAAGAGGGCACGCGCACCTCTCACGCCGCCATCCTCGCGCACTCGCTCGGCATCCCCGCGGTGATGGGTGCGGTCGGCGCGCTGGCCCGGATTCCGAACGGCGCCGTCGTGCTGCTCGACGGGCAGGCCGGCACCATCACCGTCGATCCCACCGTCGGCGAGCTGGAGGACGTCCGCACCCAGGTGAGCCGGCGGCACCGGCTCGAGCTCGAGCTCGAGAGCGTGGCCGACAAGGCCGCCGTGACGCCCGAGGGGCGCCGCGTCATGCTCATGGGCAACATCGATCTGCCCGAGGAAATCGAGGCGGCTGTGCGCTTCGGGGCCGAAGGGGTCGGACTTCTCCGCACCGAGTTCCTGCTCACCGGCCGCACCAGCCTGCCCACCGAAGCCGAGCAGACCGAGTACTACCGGCGCGTGGCGCTCGCGTTCCGCGGGCGGCCGGTCATCCTGCGCTCGTTCGATCTCGGCGGCGACAAGTTCCCGGCATCGTTCCAGGCGCCCCAGGAGGCCAATCCGTTTCTCGGCTGGCGCTCGATCCGCGTCTGCCTCGACCAGCCCGAGATCTTTCGCCCCCAGCTCCGCGCCGTGCTCCGCGCCGCCGCGGACGGCGACGTGCAGCTCATGCTCCCGCTCGTCACCCGCTACGAGGAGATCGTCGAGACCCGCGAGCTGCTCGCCGAGGAGGCGGCCGCGCTCCGCGCCGCGGGCGTGCGGGCGGCGGCCGCGGTTCCGGTGGGCGTCATGATCGAAACGCCGGCGGCCGTGGTGGTTGCCGACCGGCTCGCCGAGGTGAGCGCCTTCTTCAGCATCGGCAGCAACGACCTCACGCAGTACACCCTTGCGGTGGACCGCGGCAACGCGCGCCTCGCGCACCGCTTCACCCCGTTTCATCCGGCGGTCGTGCGGCAGTTGCACGCGGTGCTCGAGTGCGGGCGCGCGGCGGGGCTTCCGGTGAGCATCTGCGGCGAAATGGCCTCCGATCCGCTCGCCGTGGTGCTGCTCGTCGGGCTCGGATACGATCGCCTGAGTGTGGCGCCGCCGTCGATACCGCTGGTCAAGTGGGTCATCCGCACGGTGCCCGAAGCCGCCGCGCGCCGCGCCGCCGACGCCGCACTGGCCGCGCCCACCGGCGACGCGGTGCTGAACGCGATCCGCGATGCCGTGCACGAGCACGTTGATCTCCGTCTGCTCGATCCCGCGGCGGCGTTGCCGCGCCGCGCAGGCGTCGCTACCTTGCCCCCCGGCCACGCCCCGGGCTGACCGGACTGCCCGTCGACGACTTTCACCTCCGAGAATTCACGCTATGGCGCGCTCCGAGCGACATGTGTTCACCTCCGAATCGGTGACCGAGGGCCACCCCGACAAGGTGGCCGACCAGATCTCCGATGCGGTGCTGGATGCGATCCTCTTCAGAGACCCGAACGGGCGGGTGGCGTGCGAGACGCTCGTGACCACCGGCATGGCCGTCGTCGCCGGGGAGATCACCACATCGACGTACGTGCACATTCCCGACGTCGTGCGCCGGACCGTCGAGCGTATCGGCTATACCGACGCCTCGTACGGCTTCGACTGCCGCACCTGCGCGGTGCTCGCCTCGATCGATCGCCAGTCGCCCGATATCGCGATGGGTGTGAACGCGAGCCGTGGGCACGACCAGGGCGCCGGCGACCAAGGCATGATGTTCGGCTACGCAACCGCCGAATCCCGCGAGCGCATGCCGCTCCCCATCGTGCTCGCCCACCGCATGACCGAGCGCCTCGCCGCGGTCCGCAAGGGGCTCAACGGTGTCGGGCCGGTCGACTGGCTCCGGCCCGACGGCAAGAGCCAGGTCTCCGTGGAGTACGAAGGTGATCGTCCCGTCGCGGTGCGCACCGTGGTGATCTCCACCCAGCACGCCGAGCGGGTGAACGGGCGCGAGCTGAGCCAGAACACGATCCGCGATCTCGTGGTGCGCGAGGTGATCCGGCCGGTCCTTGAGAAGCACGGGTTCGAGGGGCGCCGGGTGAACTATCTCGTCAATCCCACCGGGCGCTTCGTGGTCGGCGGCCCGCACGGTGACGCCGGCCTCACCGGACGCAAGATCATCGTCGACACCTACGGCGGCATGGCCCGCCACGGCGGCGGCGCGTTCAGCGGCAAGGATCCCTCCAAGGTGGACCGCTCGGCCGCCTACGCGCTGCGCTGGGTGGCCAAGAACATCGTGGAGGCCAAGCTCGCGCGCCGCGTCGAGGTGCAGGCCGCGTACGCCATCGGGGTGGCCGAGCCGGTGTCGGTCATGGTGGACACCTTCGGCACCGGCGTCCTGCCGGACCGCCGGCTCGAGCAGATCGTGCGAGAGGTCTTCGATCTTACCCCCCGCGGAATCATTGACACGCTCAAGCTCAAGCGGCCTATTTTCAGTCAGACGGCGACCTACGGACACTTCGGCCGCAAACCCAAGGTGGTGCGGTACGGCGACCGCAAGGTGGAGCTGTTCACCTGGGAGCGGACCGATCGCGTGAAAGCGCTGCAGTCGGCCGCCCGCTGACGCGTCGGCCTCGCGGCCGGCGGACGACTGGACCACGGACGAATGATTGAAGTTACCGTAGCGCACCTGGGACTCGACCGGACCACCAACACGCCGGTCGTGATCCTGCGCGAAAAGGACGGCTCGCGCGTACTGCCGATCTGGATCGGCCCCGCCGAGGCCAGCGCGATCGCGATGGAGCTGCAGGGAATGAAGGCGCAGCGCCCGCTCACCCACGATCTGCTCAAGCAGGTGATCGTGAGCCTGGGCGGCGATCTCCGCCGCGTCATCATCAGTGCGGTCAAGGAAAACACCTACTTCGCCGAGCTGCTCATCCGGCGCGACGACCATGTGTACCAGGTCGACGCGCGGCCGTCGGATAGCATTGCGCTCGCGCTGAGACTCCGTGCTCCGATCTTTACCAGCGATCAATTGCTGGATCAGAGTGGCGTCGAGACCGATGAGCCTGCCCCCGACCCGTCGCTCGAGGCGGATAAGCTGAAACACTACCTGGAGAAGATGGATCCGCAGGATTTCGGAAGATTTCAGCCCTAAAGTGGGCGGCAAGGGAGCAAGGGACGCGGTAGTGGCGGTAACGGCGGTAAAGGCGGTAGGGGACTGCGCCGGCCGTGTCCTATTCCGCCTGACGGCCCGTTCCCCAAGCCCTACCATCTTTTCCGTCACTACCGCGCTTACCGCCTTCCTTACCATCCCCACCGCCCGTGTCGCCGCTCAAACCTTAGCCGCAGGCCAGATCGTGACCGTGCAGCGCGGCGACACGGTGCCGGTGCCCGGCGCACGCGTTGTCCTGCACCGTGTCGGCCGCGCCGCCGAGGGACCGGTCGACTCCACCAGCTCCGACCCGGCTGGCCGCTTTCGCTTCCGATTCACCGCCGATACCACGTCTATCTACCTTATCAGTTCCCGCTACGCGGGCATCGAGTACTTCTCTCCCCCGGTCCACCTGAACCCCGCCCGCCCCGACACCGCGCTCAGGGTGGTCGTCTCCGACACGTCGAGCACCCAGCGCGTGGCGCTCGAGGCGCGCCACCTCGTTGTGGCCCGGCCCCGGTCCGACGGCAGCCGCGCGGTGCTCGATCTCATCGTGCTCAACAACCGCGGCGACCGCACCCGCATCGCGGGCGATTCGCTCACGCCCACGTGGAGCGCGGCACTCCCCCGCGGCTCGCTCGGGCTCGAGGCGGGCGAGGGCGACTATTCTCCCGACGCCGTGCGCCGCACCGGCGACCGGCTGCTCTTCTACGCCCCGATCCCGCCCGGCGA encodes:
- the ribH gene encoding 6,7-dimethyl-8-ribityllumazine synthase, with the translated sequence MSRLSGRLRPVGRVAILVSRYNEAVTTRLLDGALACCAEAGISEGQVDVVWVPGAFELPVAAAVAAESGRYAALVALGAVIRGDTPHFEYVAGAAAHGLGEIAVRHGLPVGFGVLTVDTLEQAIDRAGGRAGNKGHEAAAAALEAADVVAQLRSIRAPD
- the nusB gene encoding transcription antitermination factor NusB gives rise to the protein MLRTETRSRARALQLLYAWELQGAPPMPDIASGLARLTGPEPRVLDRAEALAEGVVSHVGTLDRLASDAAEHWRLNRIAAVERNILRLGIHELELGEIPPKVAIDEAVRLARWFGGARAPAFVNGVLDRVAHTLGRL
- a CDS encoding glycosyltransferase family 4 protein, whose product is MKILLVNWQDPENPHAGGAEQHLFETFGRLAARGHQVRLVCSGWPGAAPRALIQGIEIERIAGRQTFALAGRGAVRRALRAARPDVLVEDVNKLPLFTPTLTDIPVLAMVPHLFGETAFSEASWPAAAIVWLAERPLARRYRRAWFQAVSESTRDDLVARGVAAERIRVVRPGVDSVRFTPESDAGRAVGGRTAAPSFVYVGRLKRYKGVDVALRALALARRTRPDLSLDVAGAGDYRAALERLAAGLGLGSAVRFRGYVSEAEKISLLRRAWANVFVSPKEGWGITVLEAGACGTPTLASDSPGLRDSVRAGETGLLVPHGDISALAGRMLALAGDAELVGRLGAAARRYAEAHTWGAAADATERQLEEISNGRS
- a CDS encoding HPF/RaiA family ribosome-associated protein is translated as MQTTITARHCEVPEALRARATAVAERLAARARRPLEAAVVFAADGAVRLVELRLHDARGDFLVAHGEAGDHRTALDRAEAKLRRQVERATGRPRRIHPRPAPPG
- the hprK gene encoding HPr(Ser) kinase/phosphatase; this encodes MLRLRDFLTRRGDPLQLEALTGELGLDRQLPAAEVASPGLALAGYTGRFAPHRLHVLGETEITYLRSLPPDERRQRLQQFFTYDLPCLFITKGQEVPQELLELAKERSVPVLRSRLKTNEFYRRIKPIVEDAFAPRTTAHGSLADVYGVGLLFVGRSGIGKSECVLDLVERGHRLVADDVVQITRRENDVLIGRGHELAAHHMEIRGIGLIDIPALFGVRAVRQQKRIEVVVQLEDWDTAKDTDRTGLAREEAVILEVPLPKVVVPLNPGKNITVISEVVAMMHLLRYSGVDVAAAFNERLIKRMKEQRGVREYLQSDYE
- a CDS encoding PTS sugar transporter subunit IIB, with the translated sequence MPILLYRIDDRLIHGQVVVGWGGRLAIDVVVLVDDAVAGSPWEQDLYRMAAPPDLELRFATVAEAAPALATWQADSRRTLVLTGDIATMSALREAAPGGIDAINVGGIHHRPGRRQRLPYVYLTDDEFAALRRMEAAGAKVTAQDVPTAVKVPLKALA
- a CDS encoding PTS sugar transporter subunit IIC; translation: MIGADPLALIALLVWGTLVGLDLVSVGQTMIARPLVAGTVTGVILGDIGAGLRVGVLLELFALDVLPVGAARYPDYGPATIAGVAVAAGAPWELSLGLAGTVGLIIAVIGGWSLQALRGMNAAAVQRHAAALAAGEERAILRVQYGGVARDAARSALLTALGLAAAWVAATFGRLDRRTAVALSLTLVGVGLAAALGGALRNAGHGNRLRWLAAGIVVGLALAVLI
- a CDS encoding PTS system mannose/fructose/sorbose family transporter subunit IID, coding for MTGARHALLRLFAVQGSWNYERMLGVGLGYAAEPLLEDLKATDPARYPGAVSRSAEFFNCNPNLAGLALGALVRAEYDAAPPAQISRLRTALCGPLGALGDQLFWAGLLPALIAAALGALALGAGWWAVVAFFLVYNAVRWRTAVWALQTGLSAGMNVGAAIGRSWIPRVVARVGPAAGFAVGLALPLVAAWFLEHYRPTAALAALGLTAGAVAGARWLGPRVTAIRIALVTVALTLLFRLVFP
- a CDS encoding HPr family phosphocarrier protein; translation: MTTPITERQATIVNPLGLHARPAAQLVRLASTFDADILICKDGLEVNAKSIMGVMMLAAECGSAIVIRANGPDADRAVQALAELVAAGFGEM
- the ptsP gene encoding phosphoenolpyruvate--protein phosphotransferase, with the translated sequence MSAARVVRGVGVSPGVACAPALIVRLDLPSIPDRTVPPEQVDTEIRRLRQAVAAVVAGLEELGQRVLQRAGPEEARIFDAQIEMAKDPEFLASVEQLIRNNRLSAESAYEFKALEVRDAWSNATSARLRDRLADVNGIQRRMLLRLTGAADTEMGDVASDEQVIIVARELAPGLTVQLDRDHVVGLVSEEGTRTSHAAILAHSLGIPAVMGAVGALARIPNGAVVLLDGQAGTITVDPTVGELEDVRTQVSRRHRLELELESVADKAAVTPEGRRVMLMGNIDLPEEIEAAVRFGAEGVGLLRTEFLLTGRTSLPTEAEQTEYYRRVALAFRGRPVILRSFDLGGDKFPASFQAPQEANPFLGWRSIRVCLDQPEIFRPQLRAVLRAAADGDVQLMLPLVTRYEEIVETRELLAEEAAALRAAGVRAAAAVPVGVMIETPAAVVVADRLAEVSAFFSIGSNDLTQYTLAVDRGNARLAHRFTPFHPAVVRQLHAVLECGRAAGLPVSICGEMASDPLAVVLLVGLGYDRLSVAPPSIPLVKWVIRTVPEAAARRAADAALAAPTGDAVLNAIRDAVHEHVDLRLLDPAAALPRRAGVATLPPGHAPG
- the metK gene encoding methionine adenosyltransferase, translating into MARSERHVFTSESVTEGHPDKVADQISDAVLDAILFRDPNGRVACETLVTTGMAVVAGEITTSTYVHIPDVVRRTVERIGYTDASYGFDCRTCAVLASIDRQSPDIAMGVNASRGHDQGAGDQGMMFGYATAESRERMPLPIVLAHRMTERLAAVRKGLNGVGPVDWLRPDGKSQVSVEYEGDRPVAVRTVVISTQHAERVNGRELSQNTIRDLVVREVIRPVLEKHGFEGRRVNYLVNPTGRFVVGGPHGDAGLTGRKIIVDTYGGMARHGGGAFSGKDPSKVDRSAAYALRWVAKNIVEAKLARRVEVQAAYAIGVAEPVSVMVDTFGTGVLPDRRLEQIVREVFDLTPRGIIDTLKLKRPIFSQTATYGHFGRKPKVVRYGDRKVELFTWERTDRVKALQSAAR
- a CDS encoding bifunctional nuclease family protein, which codes for MIEVTVAHLGLDRTTNTPVVILREKDGSRVLPIWIGPAEASAIAMELQGMKAQRPLTHDLLKQVIVSLGGDLRRVIISAVKENTYFAELLIRRDDHVYQVDARPSDSIALALRLRAPIFTSDQLLDQSGVETDEPAPDPSLEADKLKHYLEKMDPQDFGRFQP